One segment of Methanoculleus taiwanensis DNA contains the following:
- a CDS encoding metallophosphoesterase: protein MKLSRHNLQYLGLFALVFLPSMFGYMAWEAQETDVTVLSVEGGPEGVIFISDPHLKESNIGHVQRTIEEINRLDPSLVLIGGDFVNGDESDFSLQAVWSAVDAPVYAVLGNHDYRAGTDAGGGFAKTIALAGLELTAEEYDVSALRGDESDLRFADELRATLEANGVNVLQNEYKILRVGEKDLVLVGVDDVWAGMAEPPEVPETDAFTLYLIHVPDGRANWDADLILSGHTHGGQFMFPVVQQFSDFGFMEVRGLIQKDGTPATYITRGICGSSLGGIDLRFNSRPEIVLINPTDEQLRLLDAKTGTVTVG, encoded by the coding sequence GTGAAGCTTTCCAGACATAATCTCCAATATCTCGGACTATTCGCCCTCGTCTTTCTGCCATCGATGTTCGGCTATATGGCATGGGAGGCGCAGGAGACCGATGTTACGGTCCTGAGCGTGGAAGGCGGCCCTGAGGGAGTTATCTTCATCTCCGACCCGCATCTCAAGGAGAGCAACATCGGTCACGTGCAGAGGACAATCGAGGAGATCAATCGCCTCGATCCCTCGCTCGTCCTGATCGGCGGAGACTTCGTCAACGGTGACGAGTCCGACTTCTCCCTCCAGGCGGTATGGAGCGCCGTCGATGCCCCGGTATACGCGGTGCTCGGCAACCACGACTACCGGGCGGGAACCGATGCCGGGGGCGGTTTTGCGAAAACAATCGCGCTGGCCGGCCTCGAGCTGACGGCTGAGGAGTACGACGTCAGCGCCCTGCGGGGAGACGAATCCGATCTCCGATTTGCCGACGAGCTGAGAGCGACTCTTGAGGCGAACGGGGTCAACGTACTGCAGAACGAGTACAAGATCCTCCGTGTCGGCGAGAAGGATCTCGTCCTCGTCGGCGTGGACGACGTCTGGGCAGGGATGGCGGAACCCCCGGAGGTGCCGGAGACCGACGCCTTCACCCTGTATCTCATCCACGTCCCCGACGGCAGGGCGAACTGGGACGCCGACCTCATCCTCTCCGGCCATACCCACGGCGGCCAGTTTATGTTCCCGGTTGTCCAGCAGTTCAGCGACTTCGGGTTCATGGAGGTGCGCGGCCTCATTCAGAAGGACGGAACACCGGCGACGTATATCACCCGCGGGATCTGCGGCTCGAGCCTCGGCGGGATCGATCTCCGCTTCAACAGCAGACCCGAGATCGTGCTGATCAACCCGACGGACGAGCAACTCCGCCTCCTTGACGCGAAGACCGGCACCGTGACGGTCGGGTAG